The DNA window tatatatatatatatatatatatatatatattatattatattatatatataatctataCCTTAACTATTTTTGTAGAACACTTATACAtactataaattttttatgtttgtcgagttacattattatacatatatatatatatatatatatatatatatatatatatatatatatatatgtatatataataaacaaagaGAGAACAcagaaaattaaataaaatatttatttatattattctttttagaTATGaaccttttttttaaaatttctatgtgttgttattatatgaTCCCTATAATactgaagaaaaaaaaaaaaaaaaagaatcatgatgttttttttttttttttttttaaatgaaattgttataaataataaatatatataattaaataaatgtcACTATAATCATacaacaataaaataaaataaattaagataaaataaaataaaatagtaattataaaatatataaattaaaaatttccgttacatatatattatatatatatatataatatttattttaatttgtttccacgaaaaacacatatataaagtaTACAACGAACAACTGTATGAACAAAGgcaagaaataataaaaagaaaaaaatgagtgAGGAAAATAATggcatattaataaataagagagaaaatgaaaaaataaatgaacaacaatgtaataatacaaataataattactaTGAGGAACCTCTtggatataattttttaacagAAGAAGATCATaggaattataataattttataaaattctgTAAAGATAATTTTGCTTATATTGATATGAGAGATATTAATAGagtaattaataaattaagagAGGGTCCAAATAAAGATTAtttttgtaattatataagtAGCTCAGATGAGAGTGATatggatgataataaaaaaagtaatacaAATGTGGATTATATAGATCATGATGAGAACCATACTAATggtcataaaaaaaaaaaaattaaagattaTCGGAAAAACTTGAagcttataaatataaaaaaaaataaaagagcTCGTATCAACCttatagtaataaaaaaaaagtatctcaatgataacaataataataatagtgacaataataaaaatagtgataataattataataataataataataaccatCATAGTTATAATAGTGAGCGGACAGAGAAAAACACAATTATATTGTCTCCCATTTTTATGCCTGTAGGAACAAAATGCTGTATTAAAGGATTAACATTAGAAAATGTAAACGACATATgtgattatataattttaagtAATACTTATCATTTATctaatatttatgatatgtctatatttcaatataataaagatataaataatttaataaaatttccAAACGCCATGCTTACAGATTCTGGTGGATTTCAGATGGTCTCCTTAAGTAAACgaataaaaattttagaGGAAGGGatcttatttaataatatttataatagtgaggttataaagaaaaatatgaaaatttgtAATGTTGAAGATATAGTAAAGAGAACATGTGAAGAGGTTGGTAACGACATGTGTAATAATATGGTAGTACATGATAATGTAACTGATGAGACAtctaatgaaataaataaaaaaatatctaatgaaataaataaaaatatatctaatgaaataaataaaaaaatatctaatgaaataaataaaaacatatctGCTACAACTCATGACAATACAAATGAACATCATCCTTGTGATtcgaaaaaatatttagaaGAAGGAGAAGATATATTACTATCACCAGAAATATCAATAAGACTTCAAAATTTTATAGGGAGTGACATTATTATGGCTTTAGATGATGTGCGTTCTTCTTtagaagaaaataagaataagatTGAAGAAGCTACTCATCGTACTAATAGATGGTTAAAGAGATGTATagatattcataaaaaaaaagaagaacaaAGTTTATTTGGTATAGTTCAAGGTGGATTACATATCgatttaagaaatatatcaATGGATTTTATTTTA is part of the Plasmodium sp. gorilla clade G2 genome assembly, chromosome: 7 genome and encodes:
- a CDS encoding queuine tRNA-ribosyltransferase, putative; this encodes MSEENNGILINKRENEKINEQQCNNTNNNYYEEPLGYNFLTEEDHRNYNNFIKFCKDNFAYIDMRDINRVINKLREGPNKDYFCNYISSSDESDMDDNKKSNTNVDYIDHDENHTNGHKKKKIKDYRKNLKLINIKKNKRARINLIVIKKKYLNDNNNNNSDNNKNSDNNYNNNNNNHHSYNSERTEKNTIILSPIFMPVGTKCCIKGLTLENVNDICDYIILSNTYHLSNIYDMSIFQYNKDINNLIKFPNAMLTDSGGFQMVSLSKRIKILEEGILFNNIYNSEVIKKNMKICNVEDIVKRTCEEVGNDMCNNMVVHDNVTDETSNEINKKISNEINKNISNEINKKISNEINKNISATTHDNTNEHHPCDSKKYLEEGEDILLSPEISIRLQNFIGSDIIMALDDVRSSLEENKNKIEEATHRTNRWLKRCIDIHKKKEEQSLFGIVQGGLHIDLRNISMDFILRQKLNGYAVGGLCGGEKKTKFIEIINHCSNEKNKKYNYLPINKCRYIMGIGYIVDIIFCSLFGYDMYDCVYPSRTARFNTAVSFDGTIKLKQSKYKYDFSRLEKNCNCYVCLKYTKASLHFLISKRNTITNVLLTLHNIYFTLYMCHLMKVAIFSNKLDQFITTFLYNHFVIGVKNGNYKIPCPDENENKMSNHHNINTNDINKNDMKGKNYQQATQNLNIKQKNMIQELKRNLPQWVVQALEYADIELMF